From the Phycisphaeraceae bacterium genome, one window contains:
- a CDS encoding biopolymer transporter ExbD produces MRLPSAIDLSPRVELVPLIDVVFLLLTFFIYSMTVMVRAELLPVELTSLEQGTAAEIPPSLAITLDNAGELYVDREPSTLAELAKTITSRQAAEPGLRVYIAMEDTREEQGGLVMQAPVDRGPLLIKVIEQLRAAGVEDVAVVGNPSE; encoded by the coding sequence ATGCGTTTGCCGTCCGCCATCGATCTCTCACCCCGCGTCGAGCTTGTCCCGCTCATCGATGTGGTGTTTCTGCTGTTGACGTTCTTTATTTACTCGATGACCGTCATGGTCCGAGCCGAGTTGCTGCCGGTTGAACTCACGAGCCTCGAGCAGGGGACCGCCGCAGAGATTCCGCCTTCTCTCGCCATCACGCTGGACAACGCTGGCGAGTTGTACGTCGACCGTGAGCCCAGCACCCTCGCTGAACTGGCCAAGACGATCACCTCTCGCCAGGCCGCCGAGCCGGGGCTGCGGGTTTACATCGCGATGGAGGACACCCGTGAGGAGCAGGGCGGGTTGGTCATGCAGGCACCAGTTGATCGGGGGCCCCTGCTGATCAAGGTCATCGAACAACTCCGCGCGGCTGGCGTCGAGGATGTCGCGGTTGTTGGCAACCCGAGCGAGTGA
- the aroB gene encoding 3-dehydroquinate synthase: MATVNLQLPPVQHGYSIRIEPGLLDRLGDLVREVAPHRQAALIVDEAVEIDIGKPVARSLQDAGFETTVAVMTPTEKKKTLGTVRSLYEVLLGNRLERSSPVIALGGGITGDTAGFVAATYLRGVPFIQCPTTLLAMVDASTGGKTGVNTTHGKNLIGSFHQPRLVVCDTNTLSSLPERELRSGLAECIKHGVIRDPQLFTWISENVEKIHKLDPETLVELVARNVRIKAAVVEEDERETGVRAHLNFGHTFAHAIEAGSAYGKIKHGEAVALGMIAATRMAIAMNLCHPSLEHQLVDLIAAVGLPTWHDDLPITAILMKVMAMDKKVADRRLRFVLPTRLGEVIITHQPTPEQVAAAWETLRSNPRA; this comes from the coding sequence ATGGCGACCGTTAACCTCCAACTCCCTCCCGTCCAGCACGGCTACTCGATCCGGATCGAGCCCGGCTTGCTAGATCGCCTCGGCGACCTGGTCCGCGAGGTGGCCCCTCACCGGCAGGCGGCCTTGATTGTCGATGAAGCCGTCGAGATTGATATCGGTAAGCCCGTCGCGCGGTCTCTTCAGGACGCGGGGTTCGAGACCACGGTCGCGGTGATGACGCCCACGGAGAAAAAAAAGACCCTCGGCACCGTCCGCTCACTCTACGAGGTCCTGCTCGGGAACCGGCTTGAGCGCAGCTCGCCGGTCATCGCTCTCGGCGGGGGGATCACAGGCGATACGGCGGGGTTCGTCGCCGCAACTTACCTCCGGGGCGTTCCCTTCATTCAGTGCCCGACCACACTCCTCGCCATGGTCGATGCATCGACCGGCGGAAAGACAGGCGTCAACACCACTCACGGCAAGAATCTCATCGGTTCGTTCCACCAGCCCCGACTGGTCGTCTGCGACACCAACACGCTCTCGTCTCTACCCGAACGCGAACTCCGCTCCGGTCTGGCCGAGTGCATCAAGCACGGGGTCATCCGCGATCCTCAGCTGTTCACCTGGATCTCGGAGAACGTCGAGAAGATCCACAAGCTCGACCCGGAAACCCTTGTCGAACTGGTTGCCCGCAACGTCCGGATCAAAGCGGCCGTCGTGGAGGAAGATGAGCGTGAGACAGGCGTCCGCGCCCACCTCAACTTCGGCCATACCTTCGCCCACGCCATCGAAGCCGGCTCGGCCTACGGCAAGATCAAGCATGGCGAAGCCGTCGCCCTGGGCATGATTGCCGCCACGCGCATGGCGATCGCGATGAACCTCTGCCATCCCTCACTCGAACATCAGCTTGTTGACCTCATCGCCGCCGTCGGGCTCCCCACTTGGCACGATGACCTGCCGATCACCGCGATCCTGATGAAGGTCATGGCGATGGACAAGAAGGTCGCCGACAGACGCCTTCGTTTTGTCCTGCCCACGCGCCTGGGTGAGGTGATTATCACCCATCAGCCCACGCCCGAGCAGGTCGCTGCTGCATGGGAAACCCTTAGAAGCAACCCGCGAGCATGA